GCTACAAGCCCCGCCACAAGGAGGGCTACTTCCCGGTCCCGCCCACCGACAAGCTGGAGGACATGCGGGCGGAGATGGTGCACGTGATGGAGGCCAGCGGCATCATCGTGGAAGCCCAGCACCACGAGGTGGCCACCGCCGGGCAGGGCGAGATAGACATGCGGTTCAGCCCCCTGATGGAGATGGCCGACAAGCTCATGCTCTTCAAGTACATCACCAAGAACGTGGCCTACAAGTACGGAAAGACCGTCACCTTCATGCCCAAGCCCCTCTTCGGCGACAACGGCTCGGGCATGCACGTGCACCAGAGCATCTGGAAGGAGGGCAAGCCCCTCTTCGCCGGAAACGGCTACGCGGGCCTGTCCGATCTGGCCCTGCACTACATAGGCGGCATCATCAAGCACGCCCCGGCCCTGACCGCGTTTACCAACCCCACCACCAACAGCTACAAGCGCCTGGTCCCGGGCTTCGAAGCACCGGTGCTTCTGGCCTACTCGGCCAGAAACCGCTCCGCCTCCGTCCGCATCCCCATGTACACGCCCTCGCCCAAGGCCAAGAGGATAGAGGTCCGGTTCCCCGACCCCAGCTGTAACGGCTACCTGGCCTTCGCCGCCATGCTCATGGCCGGCCTGGACGGCATCGAGAACAAGCTTGACCCCGGCGAGGCCATGGACAAGGACCTCTACGACCTCCCGCCCGAGGAGCTGGCCGCCATCCCCACGGTGCCCCACTCCCTGGATACCGCCCTGGACGCCCTGTCCAGGGACCACGAGTTCCTGCTCAAGGGCAACGTCTTTACGGCCGACGCCATCGAGAAGTGGATGGAGTACAAGAGGATGGCCGAGGTGGACGCCCTGAGGCTCCGCCCCCACCCCCACGAGTTCTTCCTTTACTTCGACATCTAAAAGCCGCACGGAACACCGCATTTCATAAAAAGAGGGACCCCGCCGGGGTCCCTTTTTTTATGCGGCCACGCCCATCGCACCGACGGATGAGGCCTCCGGGGGAAAGCCGCCGGACGAAAGGCCGACCCTCCAAAAAAGAAGGCCCCCTTTTGGGGGGGCCTTCGCCATGAACGGTTATTACGGGGTTACCCTGTGATTCGCCCTCTCGCTAGAAACAGCCCCAGCCGTAGCCGTAGGCGGCCGTGGGGGCCGTGGCGGAGAACTTCTGCGTCAGGTCGTTGAGCTCCCGGGCCAGCTTGTCGGCCTTCTTTTCGTTTCCGGCCTTCAGGGCCTCGCTGTACTCAAGCTGCTTGCTCTGAATCTCCTGCCTCAGGTCGGCTGTCTCCTGAAGGGTCTTCTGGTCCACGCCGTAGCCCGGCCCATACCCATAGCCCATCATGTGCCCATACCCGGGACCATAACCCATCATGTGGCCGTACCCGCCCATGTAGCCGGGGCCGGAGCCCATAATGCCATAGCCGCCCATGTAGCCGGAGCCCGGGCCTCCGGCCCAGTTGGCAAAGGCCGTCGCGCCCACGCCCAGAACGGCCACCGCCGCCAATACCGCCAGAACCTTCTTCATCGTGAAACCTCCGTGAAAAGTTTTTCGACTGCATCATGGTTTCAGAATACCGAAACTCTGTGAAGACTTTTTAAAGAAACTATGAAACCTTTATGAAGGGTGGACACAGTTCCGCAGCGGTCAAACATCGCAGCGGCTTTGACAAGCACACAGAGTTTTTCCGTGCTCCTGTCCTCATGTTGAGTCGTCGACAGGGCGCGGCCCGCCCCGATTAAACATCGAGACCGCTTTGACACAGCAACCTGCACAACTTTCCGTGTTCCCGGTCCTCAGGATACGCCGCTTGCGGCGGGCACGGCCCCTGAATCTCCAGAGGTTTCACGTTTGCTCGCCGTTTCAATGATGAATCGTTGGGGGCCGTGGCCTGTCGCGCAGCCCGTTGGCTGGTTTGACAGGGTTTTCTGAAAACGGGGATAATGAAGCATGCGCCAGCGGTACAACTCCTTCGGTTCGTGGGCGAAGCACACCTTCGGCGCCATGGTCCAGAAGGTCAACGTCGATGCGGGTTTCACCTGCCCCAACCGGGACGGTACCCTGAACGTCACGGGGTGCACCTACTGCAACAACGAGAGCTTCAAGCCCGGGGCCTGCCGCCCCACCCTGCCCGTGGGCGAGCAGGTCCGCGGGGGCATCGCCTATCTCGGACGCCGTTACGGAGCCCGGAAGTTTCTGGCCTATTTTCAGGCCTATACCAACACGTATGCCCCGGTGGAGACCCTGGAGAGCCTCTACAGGGAGGCCCTGGCCCAGCCCTCCGTGGTGGGCCTGGCCGTCGGCACCAGGCCGGACTGCGTGGACGAGGAGAAGCTGGCCCTCCTTGAGGACATCGCCCGCGAGAGCTTCGTCCTTCTGGAGTACGGCCTTCAAAGCATTCACGACAAGTCCCTCCGGTACGTCAACCGCGGGCACGATTACGCCTGTTTCCTCCGCGCCCTGGACATGACCCGGGGGCGGGGCATCCACGTGGGGGCCCATACCATCGTGGGTTTCCCCACGGAGAGCAGGGAAGAGACCCTCCAGATAGCCGACGAGGTCTCGCATCTGGGGCTCGGTTTCCTGAAGATACACCAGCTCCAGGTCATAGAGGGCACGCCCCTTGCCGAGAACTACCGGCGCGAGCCCTTCCCCGTGCTGGGCTACGAGGAATTCCTCGATTTCCTGGCGGAGTTCATCGAGCGGCTCTCGCCCGGCATCGTGCTTCAGAGGCTCTTTGCCACCGCTCCCGACGATATCCTCATCGCCCCCCGGTGGGGACGGAGCAGGCACCGGATTCTCCGGGACGTGGAAAGGCGCCTTCGTGAGCGGGACACCTGGCAGGGAAAACGGTTGAAATCCCCCACCCGGATAGGGTAGCCTTTGGGGGCATGGACCGCGGGGGAGACATCGAGCGCATCAAGGAAATCATCGAGGAAGTAAAGCCGCAGTTTACCCTCATGGGAGGGGACGTCGAGTTCATGGACGTCCAGGGCGAGAAGGTCCGCATCCGGCCCGTGGGGTACTGCTACCGCTGACACGGCACCCGGGTGGGCCTCGTGGAGGCCCTGAACGAGCGCATCCGGAGCGAGATTCCCTGGGTGAAGATGGTCGTGGTGGGCGAAGGGAAGCGCTAGGACAGGGCCTTCCTGGCCTGCCGGAAGAGCCCCTCTATTTCCTTCGTGCGGGCCGCCACCTGCTCCAGCAGGGAGGCCACGTCCTCCCTGCCCATTGCCCGGGCCTTTCCAGCCCAGTCCAGGTAAGAGTCCAGATGCCCTTCGTTATGCTCTATCCAATGCTCGATGAGGCGGCCCAGCTTTTCCGTCTCCTCCATGGCGCTTCCCTCCTTCGCATTTGTCCCGAGATTATAACCCATGGGCGGCCTTGGGCCGAGAGGATGACGGACGAAAAGAGGGCTCGAGGCGGATGGGGCAAAGCTAGGGCCGGACCCGGCGTCTGGACGCCGAAAGGCCTCGGATGATTTTAGAAAAGGGGCTGGCCCCCCTTAGAAAGGAGTCTGGACTCCCCGTCAGCCGCCGATGGAGGACATGGAGGGGATGGCGGCCTTCCCGGGCTGGCGGGAGAGGGCGTTGCCCTCGGGTTTCTCCCGCACGGCCCGGGCCAGGACACGGATGAGCTCCTCGTCTGAGGCCCCGGCCCGAAGCGGCCCGGCGATGTCTATCTCGGCCCGGGAGAAGAGGCAGGGCCGTATCTTCCCCGCGGCGTTCATGCGCAAGCGGTTGCACTGGTAGCAGAAGCTGTGGCTCACCGGGCTTATGAAACCCAGGATCCCGGGGGCGCCCTCCAGGCGGTAGTTCCGGGAAGGGCCCCTGCCGCGGAACCTCCGGCGGGTGAGCTTTCCCAGGGAGGCCACGGTCCGCTTTATCTCCTCTGAGCGGATGCACCGCTCGGGGCGCCGGAATTCGGTCCGGCCCGAGGGCATCAGCTCTATGAAACGGATGTGGCGGGGCTTTTGGAAGGTGAGGCGGGCGAAGTCCAGGATCTCGTCGTCGTTCATCCCCCTGACGGGGACCATGTTTATCTTCACGGGGGAAAGGCCGGCCTTCTCGGCGGCCTCGATGCCCGAAAGCACCTGCTCAAGCTCCCCGCCCCCGGTCATGGCCCTGTATCTTTCGGGCTTGAGGGTATCCAGGCTCACGTTCACCCTGTCCAGGCCCGCCGCGCTCAAGGCGGGGGCCATTCCTTCGAGCAGGGTGCCGTTGGTCGTGAGGCTCAGGTCCCTCACGCCGG
This sequence is a window from Nitrospirota bacterium. Protein-coding genes within it:
- a CDS encoding TIGR01212 family radical SAM protein (This family includes YhcC from E. coli K-12, an uncharacterized radical SAM protein.) produces the protein MRQRYNSFGSWAKHTFGAMVQKVNVDAGFTCPNRDGTLNVTGCTYCNNESFKPGACRPTLPVGEQVRGGIAYLGRRYGARKFLAYFQAYTNTYAPVETLESLYREALAQPSVVGLAVGTRPDCVDEEKLALLEDIARESFVLLEYGLQSIHDKSLRYVNRGHDYACFLRALDMTRGRGIHVGAHTIVGFPTESREETLQIADEVSHLGLGFLKIHQLQVIEGTPLAENYRREPFPVLGYEEFLDFLAEFIERLSPGIVLQRLFATAPDDILIAPRWGRSRHRILRDVERRLRERDTWQGKRLKSPTRIG
- the moaA gene encoding GTP 3',8-cyclase MoaA, translated to MARDSLGREIDYLRISVTDRCNLGCLYCVPEKRPPKIGFRETLSGQEVVRIARVAGAFGVRKIRLTGGEPLLRPDILEVIRGVKATGVRDLSLTTNGTLLEGMAPALSAAGLDRVNVSLDTLKPERYRAMTGGGELEQVLSGIEAAEKAGLSPVKINMVPVRGMNDDEILDFARLTFQKPRHIRFIELMPSGRTEFRRPERCIRSEEIKRTVASLGKLTRRRFRGRGPSRNYRLEGAPGILGFISPVSHSFCYQCNRLRMNAAGKIRPCLFSRAEIDIAGPLRAGASDEELIRVLARAVREKPEGNALSRQPGKAAIPSMSSIGG
- a CDS encoding NifU family protein, giving the protein MDRGGDIERIKEIIEEVKPQFTLMGGDVEFMDVQGEKVRIRPVGYCYR
- the glnA gene encoding type I glutamate--ammonia ligase codes for the protein MTPKEVLTFAKENNVAMVDLKFIDFPGIWQHFSVPVHEIQENTFEEGLGFDGSSIRGWQAIHASDMLIVPDPSTAMMDPFRKLPTLSMVCNIVDPVTKEPYSRDPRFIAQKAEKYLKSTGIGDTAFFGPEAEFFIFDDVRFDQTANSAYYMVDSVEGIWNSGREECPNLGYKPRHKEGYFPVPPTDKLEDMRAEMVHVMEASGIIVEAQHHEVATAGQGEIDMRFSPLMEMADKLMLFKYITKNVAYKYGKTVTFMPKPLFGDNGSGMHVHQSIWKEGKPLFAGNGYAGLSDLALHYIGGIIKHAPALTAFTNPTTNSYKRLVPGFEAPVLLAYSARNRSASVRIPMYTPSPKAKRIEVRFPDPSCNGYLAFAAMLMAGLDGIENKLDPGEAMDKDLYDLPPEELAAIPTVPHSLDTALDALSRDHEFLLKGNVFTADAIEKWMEYKRMAEVDALRLRPHPHEFFLYFDI